The following proteins are encoded in a genomic region of Nicotiana sylvestris chromosome 4, ASM39365v2, whole genome shotgun sequence:
- the LOC104244239 gene encoding uncharacterized protein has product MGTVANSCGPSERIQLSLVAFPLKVIVNTLAQRNPYWWITSERLLGHFKSLIGNKAQQEGSIAEGYIVEEALTLFSRYFEDIESRVNRPKRVNNGPNLNEASEMSFIFPTQGKPIGGSETFTMTQLEKTQAHRYVLLNCAAVKPFISEFRDYIRRNSRGRRPSTIEVERRVNKEFPDWFPKRIMNPDLANTISTDLEFLAQGPYPDAGRFTAYNINEFKFRTLSREQGSQTQNSGVFLMSDTSCIASNTDRSARLIHTGDREEHDPYIEASQANMVYYVNDETDEGYAEAQALRELPELNSVSICITRCNTTFIN; this is encoded by the exons ATGGGAACTGTAGCT AACTCCTGCGGACCTTCAGAGAGGATACAATTGTCACTGGTTGCTTTTCCTCTCAAG GTTATAGTAAACACTCTTGCTCAGAGAAATCCTTATTGGTGGATCACTTCTGAAAG ATTGTTAGGTCATTTCAAGTCCCTTATAGGGAATAAAGCACAACAAGAAGGTTCCATAGCTGAGGGTTACATTGTTGAAGAAGCCCTAACTCTTTTTTCTCGTTATTTTGAGGATATTGAGTCGAGGGTAAATAGGCCTAAACGTGTAAACAATGGACCAAATCTTAATGAGGCTTCTGAAATGTCATTTATATTCCCTACACAAGGTAAACCTATCGGAGGTTCTGAAACATTCACCAtgactcaacttgagaagactcAAGCTCATCGATATGTGTTACTTAATTGTGCAGCAGTAAAGCCGTTTATTag TGAATTTAGGGATTACATAAGAAGGAATTCAAGAGGCCGGAGACCTTCGACAATCGAAGTAGAAAGGAGAGTTAATAAAGAGTTTCCTGATTGGTTTCCAAAGCGA ATTATGAATCCGGATTTAGCAAACACAATCTCGACTGATTTGGAGTTTCTAGCACAAGGTCCATATCCAGATGCGGGAAGGTTCACTGCTTATAATATTAATGAATTCAAATTTCGGACATTGTCTAGAGAACAAGGATCTCAAACTCAAAATAGTGGAGTTTTTCTTATGTCTGACACCTCTTGTATTGCATCCAACACTGACAGAAGTGCGAG ATTGATTCACACTGGTGATCGTGAGGAGCATGATCCTTATATTGAAGCATCTCAAGCAAATATGGTGTACTATGTTAATGATGAAACTGATGAAGG GTATGCCGAAGCCCAAGCGTTACGAGAACTTCCAGAACTCAATTCAGTCAGCATATGCATCACAAGGTGTAACACAACCTTTATCAACTGA